Proteins found in one Terriglobia bacterium genomic segment:
- the pilQ gene encoding type IV pilus secretin PilQ: MRLKQLLGVFALVAILCTVTVAASSQLMNVSTAAKGNSTIVTVHANGSFTHNEYRPADNLLLVDMTGISPGKLQDKEQDLNLPGVKSYRVLSYKGASGTEVTRLEIALADANDVQVTETKGGLMLRVSGKGETPVAAAVAPAKPAPVAPKVERAAVAPAAKPTAAKPATSNVPEDMASIRKIAVTHGASGLEVQIHGATSAKAMTLTNPDRVVLDFENSIPAVHTRNILVNSPELKDIRVGQFQNDPPVTRVVLDMKSAQEFDLVPGNGMLTVKFHGAATANQPAPAKPENVKQPDPAPAKPAVMQAVANNSTPAYAMPVSSTPAPAAKVVAANPMPANAAEVKPAVAAQAQPAVFVEAKASEPTAPATSPEPDPSVRAADAASTIAKANHADESPMPAASAALGPKPAVNLALEQKQEQAMAKKPAGPRYTGEPISVNLKDVDLKDFFRLIHDISGLNVVLDPNVHGSLTLVLDDVPWDQALDIVLKNNGLDRQLQGNVLRIATIDTMRREAEARRAQAEAEALAVDKETVTRFLSYAHSKDVVPTIKKFLSARGEVIADDRTNALIISDIPSVIPQIDRLLAQLDRKTQEVEIEARVVAATRNFARDIGMQLGLGWGNGVSAAGGILSSNSPITNNVPTAPMYIQSPGGGGNIPLFSNLGVAKPTSALGFTNATNNYRIDAVLSMAESKGLAKILSRPRVVTQNNVTAVVKQGFKIPVVTQAQLGGPSTTTYIDAVLRLTVTPQITAEGTIFLAVDVENTTPDQSLAVGGQPALLTQQATTQVLVTDGGTVIIGGVIQTQNSVQTDQIPLLGDIPVLGNLFKHRTVNTKTQELIFFITPKIVQT, from the coding sequence ATGAGGCTAAAGCAACTGCTGGGTGTATTCGCGCTGGTGGCGATTCTGTGCACGGTCACGGTGGCAGCCAGTTCGCAATTGATGAACGTGAGCACGGCGGCCAAGGGCAATTCGACAATTGTCACTGTGCATGCGAATGGCTCCTTTACGCACAACGAGTACCGTCCCGCCGACAACTTATTGCTGGTGGACATGACGGGCATCTCGCCTGGGAAACTTCAGGACAAGGAGCAGGACCTGAATCTTCCCGGTGTGAAGTCGTACCGCGTTCTCAGCTATAAGGGAGCGAGCGGCACCGAGGTCACGCGACTCGAGATTGCGCTGGCGGACGCGAATGACGTCCAGGTCACGGAGACCAAGGGTGGATTAATGCTCCGTGTCAGCGGGAAAGGAGAAACTCCGGTCGCAGCCGCGGTAGCGCCTGCGAAACCCGCGCCTGTTGCTCCGAAGGTTGAACGCGCCGCCGTCGCACCGGCTGCTAAGCCGACCGCCGCGAAACCGGCTACATCCAACGTACCTGAAGACATGGCCAGCATTCGCAAGATCGCCGTAACGCATGGCGCTTCGGGACTGGAAGTTCAGATTCATGGCGCGACTTCGGCCAAGGCGATGACGCTCACCAATCCCGACCGCGTCGTCCTCGACTTTGAGAATTCCATTCCAGCGGTTCACACAAGAAACATCCTGGTGAACTCGCCGGAGTTGAAGGACATCCGCGTCGGACAGTTCCAGAATGATCCGCCAGTCACGCGTGTTGTGCTCGACATGAAGTCCGCCCAGGAATTCGACCTCGTTCCCGGCAACGGCATGTTGACCGTGAAGTTCCACGGCGCCGCAACCGCTAATCAACCGGCTCCGGCCAAGCCCGAGAACGTGAAGCAGCCTGACCCGGCTCCGGCGAAACCCGCCGTGATGCAGGCGGTTGCGAATAATTCGACCCCCGCGTATGCCATGCCGGTTTCCAGTACTCCGGCACCAGCCGCGAAAGTTGTTGCAGCGAACCCGATGCCGGCCAACGCCGCTGAAGTGAAACCTGCAGTTGCCGCTCAGGCGCAGCCTGCGGTTTTCGTTGAAGCGAAAGCGAGCGAGCCGACAGCTCCTGCGACCAGCCCGGAGCCCGATCCGAGTGTGCGCGCTGCTGACGCGGCGTCCACGATCGCAAAAGCAAACCACGCCGATGAGAGCCCTATGCCGGCTGCGAGTGCCGCTCTGGGTCCGAAACCGGCCGTCAATCTGGCCCTTGAGCAGAAGCAAGAACAAGCGATGGCGAAAAAGCCTGCTGGCCCGCGCTACACCGGCGAGCCGATTTCAGTGAACTTGAAGGATGTCGATCTGAAAGACTTCTTCCGCCTCATTCACGACATCAGCGGATTGAACGTCGTTCTGGATCCCAACGTTCACGGGAGCCTGACCCTGGTGCTTGATGACGTGCCATGGGACCAGGCGCTCGATATCGTTCTCAAGAACAATGGTCTTGACCGCCAGTTGCAGGGAAATGTGCTGCGAATTGCGACCATCGACACCATGCGTCGTGAAGCGGAAGCACGTCGCGCACAGGCGGAAGCCGAAGCCCTGGCCGTTGATAAGGAGACGGTCACACGGTTCCTCAGCTACGCGCATTCCAAGGACGTCGTTCCGACCATCAAGAAGTTCCTCTCGGCCCGCGGTGAAGTGATCGCCGACGACCGCACCAACGCACTGATCATCTCGGACATTCCGAGCGTGATCCCGCAGATCGATCGCTTGCTTGCCCAGTTGGATCGTAAGACCCAGGAAGTCGAGATTGAAGCCCGAGTGGTCGCGGCGACCCGCAACTTCGCGCGCGACATCGGTATGCAACTCGGCCTTGGATGGGGCAATGGCGTCAGCGCCGCCGGCGGCATACTCAGCAGCAACAGCCCCATCACGAACAACGTTCCAACCGCGCCGATGTACATTCAATCTCCAGGCGGTGGGGGAAACATTCCGTTATTCTCAAACCTGGGAGTGGCGAAACCCACGAGCGCGCTCGGCTTCACGAATGCAACCAACAACTACCGTATCGACGCCGTTCTGAGCATGGCGGAGAGCAAGGGACTTGCAAAGATCCTGTCACGTCCTCGCGTGGTGACGCAGAACAACGTCACCGCCGTGGTGAAGCAGGGCTTCAAGATCCCGGTCGTCACGCAGGCGCAATTGGGTGGCCCGAGCACCACGACTTACATCGACGCCGTCCTCCGGTTGACGGTGACCCCGCAGATCACGGCTGAGGGCACCATCTTCCTCGCGGTGGACGTGGAGAACACGACCCCCGATCAGTCGTTGGCGGTTGGCGGCCAACCTGCACTGTTAACGCAACAGGCGACCACGCAGGTACTGGTCACCGACGGCGGCACGGTCATCATCGGTGGCGTCATTCAGACCCAGAACTCGGTTCAGACTGATCAAATTCCGCTCCTGGGCGACATCCCGGTGCTGGGCAATCTGTTCAAGCACAGAACGGTCAACACGAAAACCCAGGAGTTGATCTTCTTCATCACTCCGAAGATCGTTCAGACATAA
- the pilO gene encoding type 4a pilus biogenesis protein PilO: MAKWSEMSWKGQAAVMIVVALCLTVVLYFVPGGYKSIADSNEDAAKSLASKRAEIAQLQPYQGKLAELNAAIDGLKQQLELQKRIVPEEKEVEGFIKVLQAEASQSNIEIRRYEAKPVETKEYYSQAPFAIDIDGPYYAVLDFFRRVGKMERIINISDLKMASVTKPSGAGVKKTYHYEPNESVVASCVATTFYSHASTPPPAKGAKKKR, encoded by the coding sequence ATGGCCAAGTGGAGTGAAATGTCGTGGAAGGGACAGGCGGCAGTCATGATTGTGGTCGCCTTATGCCTGACCGTGGTGCTTTATTTCGTGCCCGGCGGATATAAGAGCATTGCCGACAGCAATGAAGACGCCGCCAAGAGCCTGGCGAGCAAGCGCGCGGAAATTGCCCAGTTACAGCCATACCAGGGCAAATTGGCCGAGTTGAACGCCGCAATCGACGGACTGAAGCAGCAGTTGGAACTGCAGAAGCGCATCGTTCCGGAAGAGAAGGAAGTCGAGGGCTTCATCAAGGTGCTTCAGGCCGAAGCTTCCCAGTCGAATATCGAGATCCGTCGTTACGAGGCCAAGCCGGTCGAGACGAAGGAGTATTACTCGCAGGCGCCGTTCGCCATCGATATCGACGGCCCGTATTACGCGGTGCTCGATTTCTTCCGGCGGGTGGGCAAGATGGAACGCATCATCAACATCTCCGACCTGAAGATGGCTTCGGTAACCAAACCGAGCGGCGCGGGAGTGAAAAAGACGTATCACTACGAACCGAACGAAAGCGTAGTCGCCAGTTGTGTTGCGACTACTTTCTACAGTCATGCGAGCACTCCGCCACCGGCGAAGGGCGCGAAGAAGAAGCGATAG
- a CDS encoding helix-turn-helix domain-containing protein has translation MADSPEVMNIRQASEYLGISPDTLYKYVYEEKIPAFKLGNRWKFKKTILDTWMEQKSTLGEGKAKKRPKAAGAAR, from the coding sequence ATGGCCGATTCGCCTGAAGTCATGAATATTCGCCAGGCTTCCGAGTACCTGGGGATCAGTCCGGACACGCTTTACAAATACGTGTACGAGGAAAAGATCCCGGCATTCAAGCTTGGCAATCGCTGGAAATTCAAGAAGACCATCCTGGACACCTGGATGGAGCAGAAGAGCACGCTGGGTGAGGGGAAGGCCAAGAAGAGACCCAAGGCCGCAGGGGCGGCACGGTAA
- a CDS encoding PilN domain-containing protein: MIRINLLGTPRQKKGKRGGAVPVALPSEGPSPLIVLLVVGVLAAAGNYFYYHSLNATHDKLQADLQSADAQIKTLSAVKTAYLEKQKQHEALKARFDVIDQLRANQSGPVVLLNAISTSVSDSDAVWLSTMHDDGPSVTIEGIALSNVSLANLMENLKKTGQFKTVEMKQSIQEEISKGIQTFSFTLVCERQNKKA, translated from the coding sequence ATGATCCGGATCAACCTGCTGGGTACACCAAGACAGAAGAAGGGCAAGCGTGGCGGCGCGGTTCCGGTAGCGTTGCCAAGCGAAGGCCCCTCGCCGCTGATCGTCCTGCTGGTGGTGGGCGTGTTGGCTGCGGCCGGGAACTACTTCTACTACCATTCGCTCAATGCAACGCACGACAAGCTTCAGGCGGATTTGCAGTCAGCGGACGCGCAGATCAAAACGCTGTCTGCCGTGAAGACGGCTTACCTCGAAAAGCAGAAGCAGCACGAGGCGCTGAAGGCGCGGTTTGATGTCATTGACCAGCTTCGTGCCAACCAGTCGGGTCCGGTGGTGCTGTTGAACGCGATCAGCACCTCGGTAAGCGACAGCGACGCAGTCTGGCTCAGCACAATGCACGATGACGGGCCGAGCGTGACGATCGAAGGCATCGCGCTGAGCAATGTCTCCCTGGCGAACCTGATGGAGAACCTGAAGAAGACAGGCCAGTTCAAGACGGTAGAGATGAAGCAGTCGATCCAGGAAGAGATTTCGAAGGGCATTCAGACGTTCAGTTTCACGCTGGTCTGTGAGCGTCAGAACAAGAAAGCATAG
- the pilM gene encoding type IV pilus assembly protein PilM, with the protein MFGLGGSKTIVGLDIGSSSIKLVELKKGRGGITVTNMGMEPLASDIVVDSMIVDSGSVASAITKLFTEHNIKAKAVATSVSGHSVIVKPNVKMPAMSDGELGDVIQQEAAQYIPFDIADVNIDFQILNEESMGPQMDVLLVAVKKDKILNYTNVLSLAGKAPAVVDIDAFALQNCYDYNYEPAPNSTVALLNLGASVMNINIVKGSTPLFTRDVSVGGHQYTDSLQKELDLSFDDAESLKLGHKVGTVSEDAKLPILQQVTEIIVLEIQKTFDFFRATAAGEHIERIYLAGGSSKVPGLIEALRQEFSLPVEVLNPFQKIEPPVGPGADLVEQNAAQLAVAVGLALRSFEDL; encoded by the coding sequence ATGTTTGGATTGGGTGGATCAAAGACGATCGTCGGCTTGGATATAGGTTCCAGCAGCATCAAGCTGGTGGAATTGAAGAAAGGCCGTGGTGGAATCACGGTCACGAACATGGGCATGGAGCCGCTGGCGTCCGACATCGTGGTCGACTCCATGATCGTCGACAGTGGCAGCGTCGCGAGTGCGATCACGAAGCTGTTCACGGAGCACAACATCAAGGCGAAGGCGGTTGCAACCTCAGTGAGCGGTCATTCGGTCATCGTGAAGCCGAACGTGAAGATGCCGGCTATGAGCGACGGCGAGCTGGGAGACGTGATCCAGCAGGAAGCGGCGCAGTACATTCCGTTCGACATCGCCGACGTAAACATCGATTTCCAGATCCTGAACGAAGAGTCGATGGGCCCCCAGATGGACGTTCTGCTCGTGGCCGTCAAGAAAGACAAGATCCTGAATTACACGAACGTTCTCTCGCTGGCGGGCAAGGCTCCGGCGGTTGTGGACATCGACGCCTTCGCTCTCCAGAACTGTTACGACTACAACTACGAGCCAGCGCCGAATTCGACGGTCGCGCTGCTGAACCTGGGCGCGAGCGTGATGAATATCAACATCGTCAAGGGTTCGACCCCTTTGTTCACACGCGATGTCAGCGTGGGCGGACACCAGTACACGGACTCCCTGCAGAAGGAACTGGACCTGAGCTTCGACGACGCCGAGTCGCTGAAACTGGGGCACAAGGTCGGCACGGTCAGCGAAGACGCCAAGCTGCCGATTTTGCAGCAGGTGACCGAAATCATCGTGCTGGAGATCCAGAAGACGTTCGACTTCTTCCGCGCCACCGCCGCGGGCGAGCACATCGAGCGGATCTATCTTGCCGGTGGGTCGTCGAAGGTGCCGGGCCTGATTGAAGCCTTGCGGCAGGAGTTCTCGCTGCCGGTGGAAGTGCTGAATCCTTTCCAGAAAATCGAGCCTCCGGTGGGGCCGGGAGCCGATCTGGTGGAACAGAACGCGGCGCAGTTGGCCGTTGCCGTGGGATTGGCCCTGAGGAGTTTTGAAGACCTATGA